The following are encoded in a window of Streptomyces sp. 11x1 genomic DNA:
- a CDS encoding LCP family protein: MQAVTTLSVVVLAAAGIGHAVVTRLDGEIKRVDAFKDMKNRPEAGHGMNVLLVGTDGRNRISEEERRRYRLGGAPCHCTDTMMIVHISEDGERASVVSLPRDSYAETPEHTDRATGKVSRSHPIKLNAAYSEGGPQLTVRTVEHMTKVKIDHYVEVDFTSFMRTVDVLGGVEICTTRPLKDSYTGLDLDAGTHELDGGEALQYVRSRHADGSSDLGRMKRQQRFMASLMSQATSSGVLLNPMKFRDITQAVLGSVRADKEFGTGELIDLGRAMRNLTPASSEFTTVPIGRMGYAVEGVGSTLKWDDAKAARLFDALRDDRPLAPYKAGGSYALVDVAPQQIRVQVENGTAVPGLGKKVDRQLAATGFRTTRTPVNAAQPNATRTLVLHDPRWDRSARSLAAALPGSQLRPVRAQGPVMKVVAGTDFKGVRKVRAEDPERGESGVVRGDQVTCAP; the protein is encoded by the coding sequence ATGCAGGCGGTGACCACGCTCTCGGTGGTGGTGCTGGCCGCCGCGGGCATCGGGCACGCGGTGGTGACCCGCCTGGACGGCGAGATCAAGCGGGTCGACGCCTTCAAGGACATGAAGAACCGCCCCGAGGCGGGCCACGGCATGAACGTGCTGCTGGTCGGCACCGACGGCCGCAACCGGATCAGCGAGGAGGAACGGCGCAGGTACCGGCTGGGTGGGGCCCCCTGCCACTGCACGGACACGATGATGATCGTGCACATCTCGGAGGACGGGGAGCGCGCGAGCGTCGTGAGCCTGCCACGCGACTCGTACGCCGAGACGCCCGAGCACACCGACCGCGCCACCGGCAAGGTCTCACGCTCCCACCCGATCAAGCTGAACGCGGCCTACTCGGAGGGCGGGCCGCAGCTGACCGTGCGCACGGTCGAGCACATGACCAAGGTGAAGATCGACCACTACGTCGAGGTCGACTTCACCAGCTTCATGCGGACCGTCGACGTCCTCGGCGGCGTCGAGATCTGCACCACCCGCCCCCTCAAGGACTCCTACACCGGCCTCGACCTGGACGCGGGCACCCATGAGCTGGACGGCGGCGAGGCCCTCCAGTACGTCCGTTCCCGGCACGCCGACGGCTCCTCCGACCTGGGCCGGATGAAGCGCCAGCAGCGGTTCATGGCGTCCCTGATGTCCCAGGCCACCTCCTCCGGGGTGCTGCTCAACCCGATGAAGTTCCGGGACATCACCCAGGCCGTCCTCGGTTCCGTCCGCGCCGACAAGGAGTTCGGCACCGGTGAGCTGATCGACCTCGGCCGCGCGATGCGCAACCTCACCCCGGCCTCGTCGGAGTTCACCACCGTGCCCATCGGGCGCATGGGGTACGCGGTGGAGGGCGTCGGTTCGACGCTGAAGTGGGACGACGCCAAGGCCGCCCGCCTCTTCGACGCCCTGCGCGACGACCGCCCCCTCGCCCCCTACAAGGCCGGCGGCTCCTACGCGCTCGTCGACGTGGCCCCGCAGCAGATCCGCGTCCAGGTCGAGAACGGCACCGCCGTCCCTGGCCTCGGCAAGAAGGTCGACCGTCAGCTGGCCGCCACCGGCTTCCGCACCACGAGGACCCCGGTCAACGCCGCGCAGCCGAACGCCACCCGCACCCTGGTCCTCCACGACCCCCGCTGGGACCGCTCCGCCCGCTCCCTCGCGGCCGCCCTCCCGGGCTCGCAGCTCCGCCCGGTCCGCGCCCAGGGCCCGGTCATGAAGGTGGTCGCCGGCACGGACTTCAAGGGCGTCCGCAAGGTACGGGCCGAGGACCCCGAGCGCGGCGAGTCGGGAGTGGTACGCGGCGACCAGGTGACGTGCGCCCCGTAA
- a CDS encoding CGNR zinc finger domain-containing protein translates to MSERASAPGGLALVESLVNTLDVETGADSLETPEARAGLGLAADEDLTAVRELRESLRATLLAHAGHAPHRTVTPLGTLLTAAPLVVAVSAEDGSASLRPAADPAPLLSRVAAAVAEALTAGTWQRLKACQAPDCHWAYYDRSPAGRGRWCSMQVCGARAKMRRYRAK, encoded by the coding sequence ATGAGTGAGAGAGCGTCCGCCCCCGGCGGCCTGGCCCTCGTCGAGAGCCTGGTCAACACGCTGGACGTGGAGACGGGCGCCGACAGCCTGGAGACGCCGGAGGCGCGCGCCGGCCTGGGCCTGGCGGCGGACGAGGACCTCACGGCCGTGCGCGAGCTGCGGGAGTCCCTCCGCGCGACCCTGCTGGCCCACGCCGGTCATGCCCCGCACCGCACGGTGACGCCGCTCGGCACCCTCCTGACCGCGGCACCGCTCGTCGTCGCGGTCTCCGCCGAGGACGGCTCGGCGAGCCTGCGCCCCGCCGCCGACCCCGCTCCCCTGCTCTCCCGCGTGGCCGCGGCCGTCGCCGAGGCCCTCACGGCGGGCACCTGGCAACGCCTCAAGGCCTGCCAGGCACCCGACTGCCACTGGGCGTACTACGACCGCAGCCCGGCCGGCCGCGGCCGCTGGTGCTCGATGCAGGTGTGCGGAGCCCGTGCGAAGATGCGCCGCTACCGAGCGAAGTGA
- a CDS encoding metalloregulator ArsR/SmtB family transcription factor — protein MSLPFDALADPTRRRMLGLLLGRPRLVGEIAHELEMSQPRVSRHLRVLREAGLVTVRAEAQRRWYELRPEPLADLDSWLAPYRRLWTGRLDALEGHLDRMPDVPEQPCQAAEEQ, from the coding sequence GTGTCCCTGCCTTTCGATGCGCTGGCCGACCCCACGCGGCGGCGGATGCTCGGGCTGCTGCTCGGGCGTCCCCGTCTCGTGGGTGAGATCGCCCATGAGCTGGAGATGAGTCAGCCTCGGGTGTCCAGACATCTGCGGGTGCTGCGTGAAGCCGGGCTGGTCACGGTACGGGCGGAAGCGCAGCGTCGCTGGTACGAGCTCCGTCCGGAGCCGTTGGCCGACCTCGACTCCTGGCTCGCTCCGTATCGTCGGCTCTGGACGGGACGCCTGGATGCGCTGGAAGGGCACCTGGACAGGATGCCCGACGTCCCCGAGCAGCCGTGTCAGGCGGCTGAGGAGCAGTGA
- a CDS encoding SRPBCC domain-containing protein, whose amino-acid sequence MSPTRTITVDGRPALRFERHLKHSREKVWSAVTDPRHLSQWYPMRVTELEPRVGGRIALDDGEGTVYTATVTHFEPLRLFAFDEHAPDGEKREFDDHLRIELRDEDSGCLLVFTHVLADPSIADGASGGWEACLDELTARL is encoded by the coding sequence ATGAGCCCGACCAGGACCATCACCGTCGACGGCCGACCTGCCCTGCGATTCGAACGTCATCTGAAGCACAGCCGGGAGAAAGTCTGGTCGGCCGTCACCGACCCCCGCCATCTGAGCCAGTGGTACCCGATGCGGGTGACGGAGCTGGAGCCCAGGGTCGGCGGTCGGATTGCCCTCGACGATGGCGAGGGCACGGTCTACACGGCCACGGTCACGCACTTCGAGCCGCTGCGGCTGTTCGCCTTCGACGAGCACGCCCCGGACGGCGAGAAGCGCGAGTTCGACGACCACCTCAGGATCGAGCTGCGCGACGAAGACTCCGGTTGCCTGCTGGTGTTCACGCATGTCCTGGCCGACCCCTCGATCGCCGACGGCGCCTCCGGAGGCTGGGAGGCATGTCTGGACGAGCTCACGGCGAGGCTCTAA
- a CDS encoding four-helix bundle copper-binding protein, with protein sequence MTQQAGNMTAMSKEMQDCVNACMTCHSVCEETMSSCMQAGGQAQMQIMRALMDCAEMTRMCADMMMRRSPLSAEMCAMCARACDMCAEACMSMPDDQQMMRCAEACRRCSEMCRTMAGATA encoded by the coding sequence ATGACGCAGCAGGCCGGGAACATGACCGCGATGAGCAAGGAGATGCAGGACTGCGTCAACGCCTGCATGACGTGCCACAGCGTGTGCGAGGAGACCATGAGCTCCTGCATGCAGGCCGGCGGTCAGGCCCAGATGCAGATCATGCGCGCCCTGATGGACTGCGCCGAGATGACCCGTATGTGCGCGGACATGATGATGCGCCGCTCGCCGCTGTCCGCCGAGATGTGCGCGATGTGCGCCCGCGCCTGTGACATGTGCGCCGAGGCGTGTATGTCCATGCCGGACGATCAGCAGATGATGCGCTGTGCCGAGGCGTGTCGCCGCTGCTCCGAGATGTGCCGGACGATGGCGGGCGCGACCGCCTGA
- a CDS encoding LCP family protein: protein MVRSDVRGDGGRPRVEEPGEQDGDLGPKGDLDPRGEASGSDGDTDVRVPAQGGRKRRDGSGGGRGRAKAPERPRRRRVLRWSAMVLAVVILGTAGAGYLYYQHLNGNIKKEKLNLGDTKIAEPTPNAAGQTPLNILLIGSDARDTAENQKLGGAKENFNGPALADVQMLLHLSADRTNMSVVSMPRDTLLDIPKCTDPDSGEVYEALTHVMTNQSLERGGPGCTVATWEKLTGIRIDHFMMVDFSGVVSMADAIGGVPVCVDANIYSHTSDGKGSGLKLEKGTTYIKGKQALQWLRTRYGFEDGSDIARAKAQHQYMNAMVRELRENATITNPNKLRRLAEEATDALTVDEGLGDVAKLYDLSTELRKVEPARITMTTMPYTYAGARVVPKEGDAEKLFRLVREDISLDGKDKKKAATEDATSDDPAAAKDEIGVLVVNGTMTSTLAPVAGRAHTVSQLLVEEGFAKSSSDATTATAEDKTVVRFPSAELEGDAQAVAKALGIPLGQVEKSTNVSGVTLVVGADWREGKTYQAEKEDDTTPESADALNGANKKACMKVNPGFTW, encoded by the coding sequence ATGGTACGGAGCGACGTGCGCGGGGACGGGGGGCGACCGCGTGTCGAGGAACCCGGCGAGCAGGACGGAGACCTGGGTCCGAAGGGGGACCTGGATCCGAGGGGCGAGGCGTCCGGCTCGGACGGCGACACGGACGTCAGGGTGCCCGCGCAGGGCGGACGGAAGCGCCGCGACGGCTCAGGCGGTGGCCGGGGGCGCGCGAAGGCCCCCGAAAGGCCCCGGCGCAGACGGGTGTTGCGCTGGTCGGCGATGGTCCTGGCGGTGGTGATACTCGGCACCGCTGGTGCCGGCTACCTCTACTACCAGCACCTCAACGGCAACATCAAGAAGGAGAAGCTGAACCTCGGCGACACGAAGATCGCCGAGCCGACGCCGAACGCGGCCGGCCAGACCCCGCTGAACATCCTGCTGATCGGCTCGGACGCGCGGGACACCGCCGAGAACCAGAAGCTCGGCGGCGCCAAGGAGAACTTCAACGGACCGGCGCTCGCCGACGTCCAGATGCTGCTGCACCTGTCCGCGGACCGCACCAACATGTCGGTCGTCAGCATGCCCCGCGACACCCTGCTGGACATCCCCAAGTGCACCGACCCGGACAGCGGCGAGGTGTACGAGGCGCTCACCCATGTGATGACGAACCAGTCGCTGGAGCGCGGCGGCCCCGGCTGCACGGTCGCCACCTGGGAGAAGCTGACCGGCATCCGCATCGACCACTTCATGATGGTCGACTTCTCCGGCGTGGTGTCGATGGCCGACGCGATCGGCGGCGTGCCCGTCTGTGTGGACGCCAACATCTACTCGCACACCAGCGACGGCAAGGGCTCGGGGCTGAAGCTGGAGAAGGGCACCACCTACATCAAGGGCAAGCAGGCCCTGCAGTGGCTGCGCACCCGGTACGGCTTCGAGGACGGCAGCGACATCGCGCGCGCCAAGGCCCAGCACCAGTACATGAACGCCATGGTCCGCGAGCTGCGCGAGAACGCCACGATCACCAACCCGAACAAGCTGCGCAGGCTCGCCGAGGAGGCCACCGACGCGCTCACCGTCGACGAGGGCCTCGGTGACGTCGCCAAGCTCTACGACCTCAGCACGGAGCTGCGCAAGGTCGAGCCGGCCCGGATCACGATGACGACGATGCCGTACACGTACGCCGGCGCGCGCGTCGTCCCCAAGGAGGGCGACGCGGAGAAGCTGTTCCGGCTGGTGCGCGAGGACATCTCCCTGGACGGCAAGGACAAGAAGAAGGCCGCCACCGAGGACGCGACGTCCGACGACCCGGCTGCGGCGAAGGACGAGATCGGGGTGCTGGTGGTCAACGGCACCATGACCTCCACCCTCGCCCCGGTCGCCGGCCGCGCGCACACGGTGTCCCAGCTGCTCGTCGAGGAGGGCTTCGCCAAGTCCTCGTCCGACGCGACCACCGCGACCGCCGAGGACAAGACGGTCGTGCGCTTCCCGAGCGCCGAGCTGGAGGGCGACGCCCAGGCCGTCGCCAAGGCCCTCGGCATCCCGCTGGGCCAGGTGGAGAAGTCCACGAACGTCAGCGGTGTCACGCTCGTCGTCGGGGCCGACTGGCGGGAGGGGAAGACGTACCAGGCCGAGAAGGAGGACGACACGACTCCCGAGTCGGCGGACGCCCTCAACGGCGCCAACAAGAAGGCGTGCATGAAGGTCAATCCGGGGTTCACCTGGTGA
- a CDS encoding acyl-CoA dehydrogenase, with translation MAGSADFDLYRPSEEHDMLRDAIRSLAEAKIAPYAAAVDEEARFPQEALDALVANDLHAVHVPEEYGGAGADALATVIVIEEVARACVSSSLIPAVNKLGSLPVILSGSEELKKKYLGPLAKGDAMFSYCLSEPDAGSDAAGMKTRAVRDGDHWILNGVKRWITNAGVSEYYTVMAVTDPEKRSKGISAFVVEKSDEGVSFGAPEKKLGIKGSPTREVYLDNVRIPADRIIGEEGTGFATAMKTLDHTRITIAAQALGVAQGALDYAKGYVQERKQFGKPIADFQGIQFMLADMAMKIEAARALTYQAAAKSERGDKDLTFQGAAAKCFASDVAMEVTTDAVQLLGGYGYTRDYPVERMMRDAKITQIYEGTNQVQRIVMARNLP, from the coding sequence TTGGCCGGATCGGCTGATTTCGACCTGTACCGCCCGTCGGAGGAGCACGACATGCTCCGTGACGCGATCCGTTCCCTCGCCGAGGCGAAGATCGCGCCCTACGCCGCCGCCGTGGACGAGGAGGCCCGCTTCCCGCAGGAGGCGCTGGACGCGCTGGTCGCGAACGACCTGCACGCCGTGCACGTGCCCGAGGAGTACGGCGGTGCCGGCGCCGACGCGCTCGCCACGGTCATCGTGATCGAGGAGGTGGCGCGCGCCTGTGTGTCCTCCTCCCTCATCCCGGCCGTCAACAAGCTCGGCTCGCTGCCCGTGATCCTCTCCGGCTCCGAGGAGCTGAAGAAGAAGTACCTGGGCCCGCTTGCCAAGGGCGACGCGATGTTCTCGTACTGCCTCTCCGAGCCGGACGCGGGCTCCGACGCGGCCGGGATGAAGACCCGCGCGGTCCGCGACGGCGACCACTGGATCCTCAACGGCGTCAAGCGCTGGATCACCAACGCGGGCGTCTCCGAGTACTACACGGTCATGGCCGTCACGGACCCGGAGAAGCGCTCCAAGGGAATCTCCGCGTTCGTCGTCGAGAAGTCCGACGAGGGTGTCTCCTTCGGCGCCCCGGAGAAGAAGCTCGGCATCAAGGGCTCCCCGACCCGCGAGGTCTACCTCGACAACGTCCGCATCCCCGCCGACCGCATCATCGGCGAGGAGGGCACCGGCTTCGCCACGGCGATGAAGACCCTGGACCACACCCGCATCACCATCGCCGCCCAGGCCCTCGGCGTCGCCCAGGGCGCCCTCGACTACGCCAAGGGCTACGTCCAGGAGCGCAAGCAGTTCGGCAAGCCGATCGCCGACTTCCAGGGCATCCAGTTCATGCTCGCCGACATGGCCATGAAGATCGAGGCCGCCCGCGCCCTGACCTACCAGGCCGCCGCCAAGTCCGAGCGCGGCGACAAGGACCTCACCTTCCAGGGCGCCGCCGCCAAGTGCTTCGCCTCCGACGTCGCCATGGAGGTCACCACGGACGCCGTCCAGCTCCTCGGCGGCTACGGCTACACCCGCGACTACCCGGTCGAGCGCATGATGCGCGACGCCAAGATCACGCAGATATACGAAGGCACGAACCAGGTGCAGCGGATCGTGATGGCCAGGAACCTTCCCTAG
- a CDS encoding VOC family protein, with the protein MAIATLDVVVLDCPDPASLAGFYAEVIGGKVSGEGDWVDLEVPGGGARLAFQKAPGFVAPEWPSAQRSQQFHLDLNVEDMDAAEKEVLALGATVLDAADRERGFRVYADPAGHPFCLCRA; encoded by the coding sequence ATGGCCATCGCCACGCTGGATGTCGTCGTTCTGGACTGTCCCGACCCGGCCTCCCTCGCCGGGTTCTACGCCGAGGTGATCGGCGGGAAGGTCAGCGGGGAGGGGGACTGGGTGGATCTGGAGGTGCCGGGCGGGGGTGCGCGGCTGGCGTTCCAGAAGGCGCCGGGATTCGTGGCGCCCGAGTGGCCCTCGGCGCAGCGGTCGCAGCAGTTCCATCTCGACCTGAACGTGGAGGACATGGACGCCGCGGAGAAGGAGGTGCTGGCGCTGGGGGCGACGGTGCTGGACGCGGCGGACCGTGAGCGGGGGTTCCGGGTGTACGCGGATCCGGCGGGGCATCCGTTCTGTCTTTGCCGCGCCTGA
- a CDS encoding LCP family protein → MNDWPEGWSGNNRGGDYAQPEGPRVMRQVRRGPSAPPQGGVPQQPSYGDSYGDGYGNSGPDQQQYGGYNSDYNTGQVYGAGGVGGGGHGGGRGERGTPNWGRRIKLTAITVTVVLLATTIGTYFWADSKLNREVDLSKVIDRPAEGEGTNYLIVGSDSRAGLSDEQKKELHTGSADGKRTDSMMILHTGSGGPTLISLPRDSNVEIPTFVGSESGKTYKGTGRQVKLNAAYAEDGPELLVRTVEANTGLRIDHYVEIGFAGFANIVDAVGGVEIEIPKGGMKDTKSGADFEAGKQTLNGEQALAFVRTRYALAGSDLDRTKNQQKFLAALASQTATPSTVLNPFKLYPTMSAGLDTLIVDEDMSLFDLADMFWAMKGVTGGDGKSMNMPISGNSANGNLQWDTAKVKQLVEQLKNDETVTVSSN, encoded by the coding sequence ATGAACGATTGGCCCGAGGGATGGTCCGGCAACAACCGCGGCGGCGACTACGCCCAGCCCGAGGGACCGCGCGTGATGCGCCAGGTCCGTCGCGGCCCGTCGGCACCCCCTCAGGGTGGCGTGCCCCAGCAGCCGTCGTACGGCGACTCGTACGGTGACGGCTACGGCAACAGTGGCCCCGACCAGCAGCAGTACGGCGGCTACAACAGCGACTACAACACCGGCCAGGTCTACGGCGCCGGCGGCGTGGGTGGCGGCGGTCACGGCGGTGGCCGGGGCGAGCGTGGCACACCGAACTGGGGGCGCCGCATCAAGCTGACCGCGATCACGGTCACCGTCGTACTGCTCGCCACGACGATCGGCACCTACTTCTGGGCCGACTCCAAGCTGAACCGCGAGGTCGACCTCTCCAAGGTCATCGACCGGCCGGCCGAGGGCGAGGGCACCAACTACCTGATCGTCGGTTCCGACAGCCGCGCGGGCCTGTCCGACGAGCAGAAGAAGGAGCTCCACACCGGGTCCGCCGACGGCAAGCGCACGGACTCGATGATGATCCTGCACACCGGCTCGGGCGGCCCGACGCTGATCTCGCTGCCTCGTGACTCGAACGTCGAGATACCGACGTTCGTGGGCTCGGAGTCCGGCAAGACCTACAAGGGCACCGGCCGTCAGGTGAAGCTGAACGCGGCGTACGCGGAGGACGGGCCCGAGCTGCTCGTGCGTACCGTCGAGGCCAACACGGGACTGCGCATCGACCACTACGTGGAGATCGGTTTCGCCGGCTTCGCGAACATCGTCGACGCGGTCGGCGGGGTCGAGATCGAGATCCCGAAGGGCGGCATGAAGGACACCAAGTCCGGTGCCGACTTCGAGGCGGGCAAGCAGACCCTCAACGGCGAGCAGGCCCTCGCGTTCGTCCGGACCCGCTACGCCCTCGCGGGCAGCGACCTGGACCGTACGAAGAACCAGCAGAAGTTCCTCGCGGCCCTCGCCAGTCAGACGGCGACGCCGAGCACGGTGCTGAACCCCTTCAAGCTGTATCCGACGATGAGCGCGGGTCTGGACACCCTGATCGTCGACGAGGACATGAGCCTGTTCGACCTGGCCGACATGTTCTGGGCGATGAAGGGCGTGACGGGCGGCGACGGCAAGTCGATGAACATGCCGATCTCCGGCAACTCCGCCAACGGCAACCTCCAGTGGGACACCGCGAAGGTGAAGCAGCTGGTGGAGCAGTTGAAGAACGACGAGACGGTGACGGTGTCGAGCAACTGA
- a CDS encoding UDP-glucose/GDP-mannose dehydrogenase family protein has translation MALKITVIGTGYLGATHAAAMAELGFEVLGLDVVEEKIDMLRRGEVPMYEPGLEELLRKHVAGIEGSSGRLRFTTDYAEVAAFGDIHFVCVNTPQRHGEYACDMSYVDAAFASLAPHLTGPALVVGKSTVPVGSADRLAAYLAEHAPAGEDAELAWNPEFLREGFAVNDTLHPDRIVVGVRSERAEKLMREVYATPVGEGSPFVLTDFPTAELVKTSANSFLATKISFINAMAEVCEAAGGDVAKLAEAIGHDDRIGKKFLRAGIGFGGGCLPKDIRAFMARAGELGADQALTFLREIDSINMRQRGQMVELARQALGGGSFLGKRVAVLGATFKPDSDDVRDSPALNVAGQIHLQGGQVTVYDPKGMDNARRLFPTLGYADTALDAVRGADIVLHLTEWSEFRELDPAKLGEVASTRLVLDGRNALDPELWRRAGWTYRAMGRPTA, from the coding sequence ATGGCCCTCAAGATCACCGTGATCGGCACCGGCTATCTCGGCGCGACACACGCCGCGGCCATGGCCGAGCTGGGGTTCGAGGTGCTCGGGCTCGATGTCGTCGAAGAGAAGATCGACATGCTCCGGCGCGGTGAGGTCCCGATGTACGAGCCGGGCCTGGAGGAGCTGTTGCGCAAGCACGTCGCCGGGATCGAGGGATCCAGCGGACGGCTGCGCTTCACGACCGACTACGCGGAGGTCGCGGCCTTCGGCGACATTCACTTCGTCTGCGTGAACACCCCGCAGCGGCACGGCGAGTACGCCTGCGACATGAGTTACGTCGACGCGGCCTTCGCCTCGCTCGCCCCGCATCTGACGGGCCCGGCCCTGGTCGTCGGCAAGTCGACGGTGCCGGTGGGGTCCGCCGACCGGCTGGCCGCGTATCTCGCCGAGCACGCGCCCGCCGGGGAGGACGCCGAGCTGGCCTGGAACCCGGAGTTCCTGCGCGAGGGCTTCGCCGTGAACGACACCCTGCACCCGGACCGGATCGTGGTCGGGGTGCGCAGCGAGCGCGCCGAGAAGCTGATGCGCGAGGTGTACGCGACGCCGGTCGGCGAGGGCTCGCCCTTCGTCCTCACCGACTTCCCGACCGCCGAGCTGGTGAAGACCTCCGCGAACTCCTTCCTCGCCACCAAGATCTCCTTCATCAACGCCATGGCCGAGGTGTGCGAGGCCGCCGGGGGCGATGTCGCCAAGCTGGCGGAGGCCATCGGGCACGACGACCGGATCGGGAAGAAGTTCTTGCGCGCCGGCATCGGCTTCGGCGGCGGGTGTCTGCCCAAGGACATCCGGGCGTTCATGGCGCGCGCCGGTGAGCTGGGCGCCGACCAGGCCCTGACGTTCCTGCGGGAGATCGACTCCATCAACATGCGCCAGCGCGGTCAGATGGTGGAGCTGGCCCGGCAGGCGCTGGGCGGCGGCTCCTTCCTGGGCAAGCGGGTCGCCGTGCTGGGCGCCACCTTCAAGCCCGACTCCGACGACGTACGCGACTCCCCCGCCCTCAACGTGGCCGGGCAGATCCACCTCCAGGGCGGCCAGGTCACCGTCTACGACCCCAAGGGCATGGACAACGCGCGGCGGCTCTTCCCGACGCTCGGGTACGCCGACACCGCGCTGGACGCCGTGCGCGGCGCGGACATCGTGCTGCATCTGACGGAGTGGAGCGAGTTCCGCGAGCTGGACCCGGCGAAGCTGGGCGAGGTCGCGTCGACGCGGCTGGTGCTGGACGGCCGCAACGCGCTGGACCCGGAGCTGTGGCGCCGGGCGGGGTGGACGTACCGGGCGATGGGGCGGCCGACCGCGTAG
- a CDS encoding glycosyltransferase family 2 protein — protein sequence MNAKPDVQLPAVSVIMPVLNEERHLRGAVQAILAQEYAGEMEVVIALGPSTDRTDEIAAELVREDPRVHTVPNPTGRTPAALNAAIKASRHPIVVRVDGHGILSPNYIATAVRLLEETGAQNVGGIMHAEGENDWEHAVAAAMTSKIGVGNAAFHTGGEAGPAETVYLGVFRREALERQDGYNVEFIRAQDWELNFRIREAGGLIWFSPELRVSYRPRPSVKALAKQYKDYGRWRHVVARYHEGSINLRYLAPPTAVCAIVAGTLVGALVNPLGFVVPGGYLAAIVAGSIPAGKGLPLKARLQIPVALATMHMSWGFGFLTSPRSLAKKVIASRRPAVLTEG from the coding sequence ATGAACGCCAAGCCCGACGTGCAGCTCCCCGCCGTGTCCGTGATCATGCCCGTCCTCAACGAGGAGCGGCATCTGCGCGGAGCCGTCCAAGCGATCCTCGCGCAGGAGTACGCCGGCGAGATGGAGGTCGTGATCGCCCTCGGTCCGTCCACGGACCGCACGGACGAGATCGCCGCCGAGCTCGTACGCGAAGACCCGCGCGTCCACACGGTCCCGAACCCCACCGGCCGGACGCCCGCCGCCCTCAACGCCGCGATCAAGGCCTCCCGCCACCCGATCGTGGTCCGGGTCGACGGCCATGGCATCCTCTCCCCGAACTACATCGCCACTGCGGTCCGGCTCCTGGAGGAGACCGGCGCGCAGAACGTCGGCGGCATCATGCACGCCGAGGGCGAGAACGACTGGGAGCACGCGGTCGCCGCCGCGATGACCTCGAAGATCGGCGTCGGCAACGCCGCCTTCCACACGGGCGGCGAGGCGGGGCCGGCCGAGACGGTCTACCTGGGTGTCTTCCGGCGTGAGGCGCTGGAGCGGCAGGACGGCTACAACGTGGAGTTCATCCGCGCCCAGGACTGGGAGCTGAACTTCCGGATCCGTGAGGCGGGCGGCCTCATCTGGTTCTCGCCCGAGCTGCGGGTGTCGTACCGGCCCCGCCCCAGCGTGAAGGCGCTCGCCAAGCAGTACAAGGACTACGGGCGCTGGCGGCACGTCGTCGCCCGCTACCACGAGGGCTCCATCAACCTGCGCTACCTCGCCCCGCCGACCGCGGTGTGCGCGATCGTGGCCGGCACCCTGGTGGGCGCCCTGGTGAACCCGCTGGGCTTCGTCGTCCCCGGCGGCTATCTCGCGGCGATCGTCGCGGGCTCGATCCCGGCGGGCAAGGGACTGCCGCTCAAGGCCCGCCTCCAGATCCCTGTCGCCCTCGCCACCATGCACATGTCCTGGGGCTTCGGCTTCCTCACCAGCCCCCGGTCCCTGGCGAAGAAGGTCATCGCGTCCCGCCGCCCCGCGGTGCTGACCGAGGGCTGA